A genomic region of Christiangramia sp. OXR-203 contains the following coding sequences:
- a CDS encoding helicase-related protein has protein sequence MATKFFTNSGDNTLLNKFDGIFKNTSVHYFDALVGYFRSSGYFQIRKYLKDVDQIRILVGIDVDHLISEAARKGLEFNFNTEVTRQEFIREFKEDIQQAEYQKDVEEGIVQFVEDVTSGKILIKAHPDKNIHAKIYIFKPENWNEHNSGSVITGSSNLSVSGLDRNFEFNVELRDYDDVVFAGQTFENLWKEAIDILPSEIETVKKKTYLNDTFTPFELYIKLLIEYFGKSIEYDPESITDLPKGYKKLAYQMDAVNDGYAKLFKHDGFILADVVGLGKTIIATIIAKKYYFSNGYRTKILVIHPPALVKGWTKTVRDFEVPGVEFITNGSLHKIKHPEDYDLIIVDEAHKFRSDESEMFNQLQKLCKTPRKRKGNDGSDKKKVILVTATPLNNKPEDIRNQLYLFQDSKKSTLEVGNLQHFFRPLIDQYRKLKQERDHDKIAKGVKKIYNEIRVKVLESIIVRRTRTDIKNTPEYWEDIVNQGVVFPNINPPRQILYELDNYTDNLYDITLKTLKKESKDLGYYRYQAIKYLRPEAKEAYQKATGVNPSQADRISDQLAHIMRILLVKRIDSSFHAFKMSLGRYYDANRAMLKMIKNGTIYIAPKLNVSDFILNENEAELEEILRNAEDTETINAYPIEDFYEEFIQGIKHDHLTLTKLKVKWDEVTEDPKYNTFVKRINNELMDSVINDNKKLLVFSESKETTNYLFERLKKDGFNNVLCVDSSNSKELTEIISQNFDANEPISEQKDDYDIILTTEVLAEGVNLHRSNIILNYDIPWNATRLMQRIGRVNRIGTESTNIYIYNFFPTSRTDNEIELNKKAYIKLQAFHSALGEDSQIYSTREEFDSFGLFEKVPEEEKDERLEFLNYLRKFRTENPDLYQKIKKTIPKRARTGRHNKSSKNQTITFIKNKKRDVFYLIYPNLQFKELTFVETARIFKAQLSERPIPIHGLHHEQIQIALNSFQNEENLTNLGDLGAVKLGPNDKRAIAFITKQALQEFVSKEDKELIELTKLAIKRGKFQKLPREINKLLKSIKDSGLTRSEVFENLIEILKSYPLDDVSKEIPEIKKSKTRQAVSTPNIILSESFSI, from the coding sequence ATGGCAACAAAGTTTTTTACGAATAGTGGCGACAATACACTGCTGAATAAATTTGATGGAATTTTTAAGAATACATCTGTACACTATTTTGATGCATTAGTAGGGTATTTTAGATCATCGGGCTATTTTCAAATAAGGAAATATTTGAAGGATGTAGATCAAATAAGAATTCTCGTAGGCATTGACGTTGACCATTTGATCAGCGAAGCAGCAAGAAAGGGATTAGAGTTTAATTTTAACACAGAAGTTACTAGGCAAGAGTTTATTAGAGAATTTAAAGAAGATATTCAACAGGCAGAATATCAAAAAGATGTTGAGGAAGGAATAGTTCAATTCGTTGAGGATGTTACATCTGGTAAAATTCTAATAAAAGCACATCCCGATAAAAACATACACGCAAAAATATACATCTTTAAACCGGAAAATTGGAATGAACACAATAGTGGTTCAGTCATTACGGGCTCTAGTAATTTGAGCGTTTCAGGATTGGATAGAAATTTTGAATTTAATGTTGAGCTACGGGATTATGATGATGTAGTGTTTGCAGGACAGACATTCGAGAACTTATGGAAAGAGGCTATTGATATTCTGCCTTCTGAAATTGAAACTGTTAAGAAAAAAACCTATTTAAATGATACGTTTACACCTTTTGAGCTATACATTAAATTACTTATCGAATATTTTGGAAAAAGCATAGAGTATGATCCTGAATCTATAACTGACCTGCCAAAAGGTTATAAAAAATTAGCTTATCAAATGGATGCTGTGAACGATGGCTATGCAAAATTATTTAAACACGATGGTTTTATTCTTGCTGATGTCGTCGGTTTGGGAAAAACTATAATTGCTACCATTATCGCAAAAAAATATTATTTCAGTAATGGTTACCGAACTAAGATATTGGTGATTCATCCACCAGCACTTGTTAAAGGGTGGACTAAAACTGTAAGAGATTTTGAAGTTCCAGGAGTTGAATTCATTACTAATGGAAGCTTACATAAAATTAAACATCCCGAAGATTATGATTTGATTATTGTTGATGAAGCACACAAGTTTCGATCAGATGAATCGGAAATGTTTAATCAATTGCAAAAGCTTTGTAAAACACCAAGAAAACGTAAAGGCAATGATGGTAGTGATAAGAAAAAAGTCATTTTAGTTACAGCAACTCCATTAAATAATAAGCCTGAAGATATTAGAAACCAGTTGTACCTTTTTCAAGATTCAAAAAAATCTACACTTGAAGTTGGGAATTTGCAGCATTTTTTTAGACCACTTATAGATCAATATAGAAAACTAAAACAAGAGCGAGATCACGATAAAATAGCAAAAGGGGTAAAAAAAATATACAATGAAATCAGAGTAAAAGTATTAGAATCAATTATAGTTAGAAGAACAAGAACTGATATAAAAAACACACCGGAATATTGGGAAGACATTGTTAATCAAGGTGTCGTTTTTCCGAATATTAATCCGCCCAGACAAATACTTTACGAATTAGATAATTATACAGATAATCTTTATGACATTACTTTAAAAACCCTTAAAAAAGAAAGTAAGGATTTAGGTTATTACAGATACCAGGCAATTAAATATTTAAGGCCTGAGGCCAAAGAGGCCTATCAAAAAGCTACTGGTGTAAACCCAAGTCAAGCTGATAGAATTTCAGATCAATTAGCTCATATTATGCGGATTCTTTTAGTTAAACGAATTGATAGTAGCTTTCACGCATTTAAAATGAGTTTGGGTAGGTATTATGACGCAAATAGAGCAATGCTCAAAATGATTAAAAATGGAACTATTTATATAGCACCAAAACTTAATGTTAGTGATTTCATTTTGAATGAGAATGAAGCTGAACTTGAAGAAATTTTAAGGAATGCTGAAGACACTGAAACTATAAATGCATATCCTATAGAGGATTTTTATGAAGAATTTATTCAAGGTATAAAACATGATCATCTGACGTTAACTAAATTGAAAGTTAAGTGGGATGAAGTGACAGAAGATCCAAAGTATAACACATTTGTAAAAAGGATTAATAATGAATTAATGGATTCGGTTATTAACGATAATAAAAAATTACTGGTTTTTTCCGAATCAAAAGAAACAACAAACTATCTTTTTGAAAGGCTGAAAAAAGATGGGTTTAACAATGTCTTATGTGTTGATAGTTCTAACTCAAAAGAATTGACTGAAATAATATCTCAGAACTTTGACGCGAACGAACCTATTTCGGAACAAAAAGATGATTATGATATAATCTTAACTACTGAAGTCTTAGCAGAAGGAGTTAACCTTCACCGCTCTAATATCATTTTAAATTATGATATTCCTTGGAATGCAACGAGGCTAATGCAACGAATAGGACGTGTAAATAGAATAGGAACAGAATCAACTAATATATATATCTACAATTTCTTTCCGACTTCAAGAACCGATAATGAAATAGAGTTAAATAAAAAGGCTTACATAAAGTTACAAGCTTTCCATTCTGCACTAGGAGAAGACAGTCAAATTTACTCAACAAGAGAAGAATTTGATTCTTTTGGTTTATTTGAAAAAGTTCCTGAAGAAGAAAAAGATGAACGCTTAGAGTTTCTTAATTATTTAAGGAAATTTAGAACAGAAAATCCAGATTTGTATCAAAAAATTAAGAAAACTATTCCTAAGAGGGCTAGAACTGGACGACACAATAAAAGTTCCAAAAATCAAACTATTACTTTTATCAAGAATAAAAAAAGAGATGTATTTTATCTTATTTATCCAAATCTTCAATTTAAAGAATTAACTTTTGTTGAAACAGCCCGAATATTTAAAGCACAATTATCTGAAAGACCAATTCCAATACACGGTTTACATCATGAGCAGATTCAAATAGCACTTAATTCTTTTCAAAACGAGGAAAATCTGACAAATTTGGGAGATTTAGGTGCTGTAAAATTAGGTCCTAATGATAAAAGAGCTATAGCATTTATCACAAAACAAGCCTTACAGGAATTTGTTTCTAAAGAAGATAAAGAACTCATAGAATTAACAAAACTGGCTATTAAAAGAGGCAAATTCCAAAAATTACCTCGTGAAATTAATAAGCTTTTAAAAAGTATTAAGGACAGTGGTTTAACGCGTTCTGAAGTTTTTGAAAATCTCATTGAAATTCTTAAATCATATCCCCTAGATGATGTCTCAAAGGAAATACCAGAAATTAAGAAAAGTAAAACACGTCAGGCAGTTTCGACACCGAACATAATTTTATCCGAATCATTTTCAATATAA
- a CDS encoding Eco57I restriction-modification methylase domain-containing protein: protein METNQLQNIFQSIFNYDDWKEVIKSHFKNVDFYLTPENRKEEKNTHRLAKTIIEFGSAQLADNKILKFYDVELEENKDVAKNRVGLRNLIHNDVIPGDVDAILVVFHTKGDSEWRLTFISKAIFWDDDFNENKLETSPRRYTYVLGEDESVKTAVKQFQKLQNEQVTIKHLIELFNVEKLNKKFFDGYVKHYKKFWLYLLDDKYRKLFPSIDKEKQEKSIRDFTKKLLGRIVFLHFLQKKGWMGCDPHPTEWENGEKQFLLKLLDGFRDKEHFHSNCLTYLFFNTLNAKRENNIFKIDGLGNDLNNSKVPYLNGGLFETDKEVNAKSIDFPFSYFQDLFEFFGQYNFTIDENSPEDHEVGIDPEMLGHIFENLLEENKEKGAFYTPKEIVQYMTQESLIQYLQTHLGEHHEIQEFIRNDNKGDETAKENFIRDNAKKIEELLDNVKICDPAIGSGAFPMGMLQEIFKAKMALDWTLDRSEVKKSIIQNSIYGVDLESGAVDIARLRFWLALVVDENIPQALPNLDYKIMQGNSLLESFEGIDLSEIHEGIAIEVDEENSKANLFSQELKKKANVENQEKLEDLIHTYFDLDDPDEKKELHNKIDKQVLNNIYFTLYDYSSSLVKDVKKLKKKIKNKSSSLTQATQKIKYENESKDAKNLKKLNSKLEEIASKQQNLKELYNSNDRPFFLWHLMFKEVFDEGGFDIVIGNPPYVDSETMVRNDKELRNLIKNNFDTATGNWDLFIPFVELGFQIAKKASQFCFIIPNKIISAKYTTALRHYLSTKEIIEIRDYSSINVFKEASVYPITLLVNNCIPNHTVKMSKMETLVNEAYFNTVPENKFYLDISWSKYFFKPNIVNLINRIEANTSLSDYSSKISILGAATVSEAYLIKEIVEDGESNENNLKLINTGTIDPFVSLWGVKDTQYIKGRYENPIVPNEKLIEINSTRFQQSKQSKLIVAGMAKTFETFYDAEGEYLAGKSTTIILEDEENLKFLLGLLNSKVLTFYLNYVYHSLKMAGGYLNIGNEILRNCPVILSDDKFLNIIVDYIIFSKKLQLGKEKDSNKFEVISLAFEEVLDAIVLEMYFPEEFNEAKIRILQNSKEIFKNFDSSDENEKFEVVLQAYQELSEKKNPLRNQIKLMKIELKQLLNPILSV, encoded by the coding sequence ATGGAAACAAACCAATTACAAAACATATTCCAGAGTATTTTCAACTACGATGATTGGAAAGAGGTTATAAAAAGCCATTTTAAAAATGTAGATTTTTACCTAACACCAGAAAACAGAAAAGAAGAAAAAAATACTCATAGACTAGCAAAAACCATTATAGAATTTGGTTCTGCTCAATTGGCCGATAATAAAATCTTAAAATTTTATGACGTCGAGCTTGAAGAGAATAAAGACGTTGCAAAAAACAGAGTTGGTCTGCGTAACCTCATTCATAATGACGTAATTCCTGGGGATGTGGATGCAATATTGGTAGTTTTTCATACAAAAGGAGATAGTGAATGGCGATTGACATTTATATCTAAAGCTATTTTTTGGGATGATGATTTTAATGAAAATAAATTAGAAACTAGCCCAAGACGATACACCTATGTTTTAGGTGAAGATGAAAGCGTAAAAACAGCTGTAAAACAGTTTCAGAAATTACAAAATGAGCAAGTAACTATTAAACATTTAATAGAACTTTTTAATGTAGAAAAATTAAATAAAAAGTTTTTTGATGGTTATGTAAAACATTATAAAAAATTCTGGCTTTATCTGTTAGATGATAAATACAGAAAATTATTCCCTAGTATAGATAAAGAGAAGCAAGAAAAATCCATTCGCGATTTTACCAAGAAACTATTAGGGCGAATAGTATTTCTTCATTTTTTACAAAAAAAAGGCTGGATGGGTTGTGATCCACACCCAACTGAATGGGAAAATGGCGAAAAACAGTTTCTATTGAAACTGCTCGATGGTTTTAGAGATAAAGAACACTTCCATTCCAATTGTTTAACCTATTTATTTTTTAATACTCTAAACGCAAAAAGAGAGAATAATATTTTTAAAATTGATGGTCTAGGCAACGATCTTAACAACAGTAAAGTTCCATATTTGAATGGTGGTTTGTTTGAGACGGATAAAGAGGTAAATGCAAAAAGTATAGATTTCCCATTTTCTTATTTTCAAGATTTATTTGAATTCTTTGGGCAATACAATTTTACAATTGATGAAAACAGTCCAGAAGATCACGAGGTTGGTATTGATCCTGAGATGTTAGGACATATTTTTGAGAATTTACTTGAAGAGAATAAAGAAAAAGGTGCATTCTACACACCTAAAGAGATTGTGCAGTATATGACTCAAGAGAGTTTAATACAATACTTACAGACGCATCTGGGTGAACATCATGAAATTCAAGAATTTATTAGAAATGATAATAAAGGAGATGAAACCGCCAAAGAAAATTTTATTAGGGATAATGCTAAAAAAATAGAAGAACTTTTAGATAATGTGAAAATTTGTGATCCTGCGATAGGGTCTGGCGCATTCCCTATGGGTATGTTACAAGAAATATTTAAAGCTAAAATGGCTTTAGACTGGACACTTGATCGTTCTGAAGTGAAAAAGAGTATTATCCAAAATTCAATCTACGGTGTTGATTTAGAATCTGGAGCAGTAGATATTGCGCGTCTTCGGTTTTGGTTAGCCTTAGTTGTGGATGAAAACATACCCCAAGCCCTACCAAATCTAGATTATAAAATAATGCAGGGAAATAGCTTACTGGAAAGCTTTGAAGGTATTGACTTGAGCGAGATACACGAAGGCATAGCTATTGAGGTTGATGAGGAAAATTCAAAAGCCAATTTGTTCAGTCAGGAGCTTAAAAAGAAGGCAAATGTTGAAAATCAGGAAAAATTAGAGGATTTAATACATACCTATTTTGATTTAGATGATCCGGATGAAAAAAAAGAACTACATAATAAAATTGATAAGCAAGTTCTTAATAACATCTATTTCACACTGTATGATTATAGCTCATCCTTAGTAAAAGATGTAAAGAAGTTAAAAAAGAAAATAAAAAATAAATCTTCATCATTAACCCAAGCTACTCAGAAAATTAAATATGAAAACGAAAGCAAGGATGCCAAAAACTTAAAAAAGCTTAATAGTAAACTAGAAGAAATTGCTAGTAAACAACAGAACTTAAAAGAACTTTATAATTCTAACGACCGTCCATTTTTTTTATGGCATTTAATGTTTAAAGAAGTATTCGACGAAGGAGGGTTCGATATCGTAATTGGAAATCCGCCATATGTGGACTCAGAAACAATGGTTAGAAATGACAAGGAATTGAGAAATCTTATCAAAAATAATTTTGATACAGCTACAGGAAACTGGGATTTATTTATTCCATTTGTAGAACTTGGTTTTCAAATTGCTAAAAAAGCTTCCCAGTTTTGCTTCATAATACCTAATAAAATTATCAGTGCAAAATACACTACAGCATTACGCCATTACTTATCTACAAAAGAAATTATAGAAATTAGAGATTACTCTTCAATTAACGTTTTCAAAGAGGCTAGTGTATATCCTATTACTTTACTGGTAAATAATTGTATACCAAATCATACCGTAAAAATGTCAAAAATGGAAACATTAGTAAATGAAGCTTATTTCAATACAGTTCCAGAAAATAAATTTTACTTGGACATTTCTTGGTCAAAATATTTTTTTAAACCCAATATAGTTAATCTTATAAATAGAATTGAAGCAAATACGAGTTTATCAGATTATTCCTCGAAAATATCGATCCTTGGTGCTGCGACGGTGTCTGAAGCATATCTTATTAAAGAGATTGTTGAGGATGGAGAGTCCAATGAAAACAATTTAAAATTGATAAATACTGGAACAATAGACCCATTTGTTTCATTGTGGGGAGTAAAGGATACTCAGTACATAAAAGGTAGATATGAAAACCCTATTGTGCCCAACGAAAAATTAATTGAAATAAATTCAACTCGATTTCAACAATCAAAGCAAAGCAAATTGATTGTAGCTGGAATGGCTAAAACTTTTGAAACTTTTTATGATGCTGAGGGTGAATATTTAGCTGGAAAATCTACCACCATCATATTAGAGGATGAGGAAAATCTAAAATTTTTACTCGGATTATTAAACAGCAAGGTCTTGACCTTCTATTTAAACTATGTATATCATTCTTTAAAAATGGCTGGTGGCTATCTAAATATAGGAAATGAAATCTTGCGAAACTGTCCAGTAATATTGAGTGATGATAAATTTTTAAACATAATAGTAGACTATATAATTTTTTCAAAAAAACTTCAATTGGGCAAAGAAAAGGATTCAAATAAATTTGAGGTTATTTCTCTGGCTTTTGAAGAAGTCTTAGATGCAATAGTTTTAGAAATGTATTTCCCTGAAGAGTTTAATGAGGCTAAAATCAGAATACTTCAAAATTCAAAAGAAATTTTCAAAAATTTTGATAGTTCCGATGAAAATGAAAAATTTGAAGTAGTTCTTCAAGCATATCAAGAATTATCAGAAAAGAAAAATCCCTTGCGTAATCAAATTAAGCTTATGAAGATTGAGTTAAAACAACTATTAAACCCAATTTTAAGCGTTTAA